A genomic segment from Dermatobacter hominis encodes:
- a CDS encoding YciI family protein: MAKYLLLKHYRGAPAAVNDVPMDRWTPDEVDAHIRFMNDFASELERSGEFVDGQALAPDGVWVRSDGEGRPPVTDGPFAETKDLIAGWMIIDVDSYDRAIELAGQLSSAPGAGGQPIHEWLEVRPFLAHPSTVTD; encoded by the coding sequence ATGGCCAAGTACCTGTTGCTCAAGCACTACCGAGGCGCCCCCGCGGCGGTGAACGACGTGCCGATGGACCGGTGGACGCCCGACGAGGTGGATGCGCACATCCGCTTCATGAACGACTTCGCCTCCGAGCTGGAGCGCAGCGGCGAGTTCGTCGACGGGCAGGCCCTGGCACCCGACGGCGTCTGGGTCCGCTCCGACGGCGAGGGCCGACCGCCGGTGACCGACGGTCCGTTCGCGGAGACCAAGGACCTGATCGCCGGGTGGATGATCATCGACGTCGACAGCTACGACCGCGCGATCGAGCTCGCGGGGCAGCTCTCGTCGGCGCCGGGAGCCGGTGGGCAGCCCATCCACGAGTGGCTCGAGGTCCGGCCGTTCCTGGCCCACCCCTCCACCGTCACGGACTAG
- a CDS encoding MarR family winged helix-turn-helix transcriptional regulator — MSGSGALPFDPIEEAHRQWVDHGWDEAADGMAALTSIIRVEQILMARVDAQLKPLGLTFARYELLVLLDFSRNGSLPLGKIGARLQVHPASVTNAVDRLEADGLVERIAHPGDRRTTLATITAGGRRTARRATRTLNEQVFSDLGWSRRDLDALFRILRRLRKASGDFA; from the coding sequence ATGTCGGGTTCCGGTGCCCTCCCGTTCGACCCCATCGAGGAGGCTCACCGGCAGTGGGTCGACCACGGGTGGGACGAGGCCGCCGACGGGATGGCGGCCCTCACGTCGATCATCCGCGTCGAGCAGATCCTGATGGCCCGGGTCGACGCCCAGCTCAAGCCCCTCGGCCTCACGTTCGCCCGCTACGAGCTCCTGGTGCTGCTCGACTTCAGCCGGAACGGCTCGCTCCCGCTCGGCAAGATCGGCGCCCGCCTCCAGGTCCACCCCGCGAGCGTCACGAACGCGGTGGACCGGCTGGAGGCCGACGGACTGGTGGAGCGGATCGCGCACCCGGGTGACCGCCGCACCACGCTCGCCACGATCACGGCCGGCGGGCGGCGCACCGCCCGGCGGGCGACCCGCACGCTCAACGAGCAGGTCTTCAGCGACCTCGGCTGGAGCCGCCGCGACCTCGACGCGCTGTTCCGCATCCTCCGACGCCTGCGCAAGGCGTCGGGCGACTTCGCCTGA